A window from Thiomonas sp. FB-Cd encodes these proteins:
- the groL gene encoding chaperonin GroEL (60 kDa chaperone family; promotes refolding of misfolded polypeptides especially under stressful conditions; forms two stacked rings of heptamers to form a barrel-shaped 14mer; ends can be capped by GroES; misfolded proteins enter the barrel where they are refolded when GroES binds), whose amino-acid sequence MAAKEVVFGADARARMMEGVTVLANAVKATLGPKGRNVVLERSFGAPTVTKDGVSVAKEIELKDKLQNMGAQMVKEVASKTSDNAGDGTTTATVLAHAMAREGMKLVAAGMNPMDLKRGIDKAVAALIEELKKTSKPCTTSKEIAQVGTISANADEDVGQIIAQAMDKVGKEGVITVEDGKSLNNELDIVEGMQFDRGYLSPYFINNQDRQVAVLENPYVLLNDKKISNIRDLLPILEQVAKSGRPLLIIAEDVDGEALATLVVNSIRGILKTVAVKAPGFGDRRKAMLEDIAILSGGKVVSEETGMTLEKVTLADLGQAKRVEVAKENTTVIDGAGNAADIEARVKQIRVQIEEATSDYDREKLQERVAKLAGGVAVVKVGAATEVEMKEKKARVEDALHATRAAVEEGIVAGGGVALLRARINVKVTGANHDQDAGVKLVMRAVEEPLRQIVANAGDEPSVVLNKVLEGKGNYGYNAANGQYGDMIEMGILDPTKVTRTALQNAASVAGLLLTTECMVADAPKDETGGAPMGGGMGGMGGMGGMDM is encoded by the coding sequence ATGGCAGCAAAAGAAGTTGTATTCGGCGCAGATGCCCGCGCCCGCATGATGGAAGGCGTGACCGTACTGGCCAACGCCGTGAAAGCCACGCTGGGCCCCAAGGGCCGTAACGTGGTGCTGGAGCGCAGCTTCGGTGCCCCGACCGTGACCAAGGATGGTGTGTCCGTGGCCAAGGAAATCGAGCTGAAGGACAAGCTGCAGAACATGGGCGCGCAGATGGTGAAAGAAGTGGCGTCCAAGACCAGCGACAATGCCGGTGACGGCACCACGACGGCTACCGTGCTGGCGCACGCAATGGCCCGCGAAGGCATGAAGCTTGTTGCCGCCGGCATGAATCCGATGGATCTCAAGCGCGGCATTGACAAGGCTGTGGCAGCCCTGATTGAAGAGTTGAAGAAGACGTCCAAGCCCTGCACCACGAGCAAGGAAATTGCCCAAGTCGGGACGATCTCGGCCAATGCCGATGAGGACGTCGGCCAGATCATCGCCCAGGCGATGGACAAGGTTGGCAAGGAAGGCGTGATCACGGTCGAAGATGGCAAGAGCCTGAACAATGAGCTCGACATCGTCGAAGGCATGCAGTTCGACCGCGGCTACCTGTCGCCCTACTTCATCAACAACCAGGACCGCCAGGTCGCTGTGCTGGAAAATCCGTACGTTCTTCTGAACGACAAAAAGATTTCCAACATTCGCGATCTTCTGCCGATCCTGGAGCAGGTTGCCAAATCGGGCCGGCCGCTGCTGATCATCGCTGAGGACGTGGACGGCGAGGCACTGGCAACCCTGGTGGTCAACAGCATCCGCGGCATTCTCAAGACCGTGGCTGTCAAGGCTCCAGGTTTCGGCGATCGTCGCAAGGCCATGCTGGAAGACATTGCCATTCTCTCTGGTGGCAAGGTCGTTTCGGAAGAGACCGGCATGACCCTGGAGAAGGTGACGCTGGCCGACCTCGGCCAAGCCAAGCGCGTGGAAGTGGCGAAGGAAAACACGACGGTCATCGATGGTGCCGGCAACGCTGCCGACATCGAAGCTCGCGTCAAGCAGATCCGCGTGCAAATCGAGGAAGCAACGTCCGACTATGACCGTGAAAAGCTGCAAGAGCGCGTGGCCAAGTTGGCCGGCGGTGTGGCCGTGGTCAAAGTCGGTGCCGCGACCGAAGTGGAAATGAAGGAAAAGAAGGCCCGCGTCGAAGACGCCCTGCATGCCACGCGCGCTGCGGTGGAAGAAGGGATCGTCGCCGGCGGTGGCGTGGCCCTGCTGCGTGCCCGTATCAACGTCAAGGTCACTGGGGCGAACCACGACCAAGACGCCGGCGTCAAGCTGGTGATGCGCGCCGTCGAAGAGCCGCTGCGCCAGATCGTGGCCAACGCCGGTGACGAGCCGAGTGTTGTGCTCAACAAGGTTCTGGAAGGCAAGGGCAACTACGGCTACAACGCGGCCAACGGCCAGTACGGCGACATGATCGAGATGGGGATTCTGGACCCCACCAAGGTCACCCGCACCGCGCTGCAAAATGCGGCCTCCGTGGCTGGCCTGCTGTTGACCACCGAGTGCATGGTGGCCGACGCGCCCAAGGATGAGACGGGCGGTGCACCCATGGGTGGCGGCATGGGCGGCATGGGCGGCATGGGTGGCATGGACATGTAA
- a CDS encoding transposase gives MAHVELGVPKTLAQREHACPHCGHVMQRDQNSALVVLIDANTPGTGVAARPKPLPRQRGKSRSLTRETPATTPCV, from the coding sequence ATGGCGCACGTTGAACTTGGGGTGCCCAAGACGTTGGCGCAGCGCGAGCATGCGTGTCCGCACTGCGGTCACGTCATGCAACGCGACCAGAACAGCGCGTTGGTGGTGCTCATCGACGCAAACACGCCTGGAACGGGCGTGGCGGCGAGACCCAAACCTCTGCCACGGCAACGTGGCAAGTCCAGGTCCTTGACCCGCGAAACCCCCGCTACAACGCCATGCGTTTAG
- a CDS encoding IS1634 family transposase yields the protein MFIKITQSGGRRYAQLVESFRNDAGQPRQRTVCTLGRLDVGGDVDKLIAGLQRAQGRAPAASSLQGLRFLASRQAGDVWALAQLWKQLELDELAGAWRRSKTEVDVLGCLRAMVWNRLSDAQSKLGVLRWLDTVALPVEFAFSQAPQHQHLLRAMDVIDEHADALGERLSMLLRPLVDQDLSVVFYDLTTVSVAGESELPGDVRVHGMGKSGKVERQFMLSLVQTADGLPIAHEVHPGNTAEARTLLPMIRALLARYPLKRVVLIADRGLLSLDNLKELGALQDALRTEGRDVEVQYILAVPAARYGEFADDLRTLAATQDSTKPWAAQLPWKQQRLVVAHDPEGAARRRQQREEQLAELIALGQQWSGTLDAQDAGERRRGRPLSDSGATARFYHAVKEANMAHVVKVDLQGKLFSFQIDEARKQYLQLLDGKLLLVTNTDAPADEVVQRYKSLADIERGFRVLKSDIAIGPVYHRLPRRIRAHALICFIALILHRVMRMRLRAAGREGSPTRWLEQLRAIHQQTVQSADGETATGLTEITPAQKALFADLSLPTPIPADLPAPVL from the coding sequence ATGTTCATCAAGATCACCCAGTCCGGCGGTCGGCGCTACGCCCAGCTCGTGGAATCGTTTCGCAACGACGCCGGTCAGCCGCGTCAGCGCACGGTGTGCACGCTGGGTCGTCTGGACGTCGGGGGCGACGTGGACAAGCTCATCGCCGGACTGCAGCGCGCCCAGGGCCGCGCTCCTGCAGCTTCGTCGCTGCAAGGGCTGCGCTTTCTGGCCAGCCGCCAGGCCGGCGACGTGTGGGCGCTGGCGCAGCTGTGGAAACAGCTCGAACTCGATGAGCTGGCCGGCGCCTGGCGCAGGTCCAAGACCGAGGTCGACGTGCTGGGGTGCCTGCGCGCCATGGTGTGGAACCGCCTCAGCGACGCGCAGAGCAAGCTCGGCGTGCTGCGCTGGCTGGACACGGTGGCCCTGCCGGTGGAGTTCGCCTTCTCGCAGGCGCCGCAGCACCAGCACCTGCTGCGGGCGATGGACGTGATCGACGAGCACGCCGACGCCCTTGGCGAGAGGCTGTCGATGCTGCTGCGCCCGCTGGTCGATCAGGATCTGTCGGTGGTGTTCTACGACCTCACGACGGTGAGCGTTGCCGGCGAGAGCGAACTGCCCGGCGACGTGCGCGTGCACGGCATGGGCAAGTCGGGCAAGGTGGAGCGTCAATTCATGCTCTCGCTGGTGCAGACCGCCGACGGGCTGCCCATCGCCCACGAGGTCCACCCCGGCAACACGGCCGAGGCCAGGACATTGCTGCCCATGATTCGCGCACTGTTGGCGCGCTACCCGCTCAAGCGCGTGGTGCTGATTGCCGATCGCGGACTGCTCAGCCTGGACAACCTCAAGGAGCTCGGCGCGCTGCAGGACGCATTGCGCACCGAGGGGCGCGACGTCGAGGTGCAGTACATCCTGGCCGTGCCGGCTGCGCGCTACGGCGAGTTCGCCGACGATCTGCGCACGTTGGCCGCGACCCAGGACAGCACGAAACCCTGGGCGGCGCAGTTGCCGTGGAAACAGCAGCGCCTGGTCGTCGCGCACGACCCGGAGGGTGCCGCGCGCCGCCGCCAGCAGCGCGAGGAGCAGCTTGCCGAACTCATCGCGCTGGGCCAGCAGTGGAGCGGAACCCTCGACGCGCAGGACGCTGGAGAGCGCCGGCGCGGGCGGCCGCTATCAGACTCGGGGGCGACCGCGCGTTTCTATCACGCGGTCAAAGAAGCCAACATGGCCCACGTGGTCAAAGTCGACCTTCAGGGCAAGCTGTTCAGCTTTCAAATCGACGAAGCGCGCAAGCAGTACCTGCAATTGCTCGACGGCAAGCTCTTGCTGGTGACCAACACCGATGCGCCAGCCGACGAGGTGGTGCAGCGCTACAAGAGCCTGGCCGACATCGAGCGCGGCTTCCGGGTTCTGAAATCCGACATCGCCATCGGCCCGGTCTACCACCGCCTGCCCAGGCGCATCCGCGCCCATGCGCTGATCTGCTTCATCGCGCTGATCCTGCACCGCGTCATGCGCATGCGGCTGCGCGCCGCCGGGCGCGAGGGCTCGCCGACCCGCTGGCTCGAGCAATTGCGCGCCATCCACCAGCAGACAGTCCAATCCGCTGACGGCGAAACCGCCACCGGACTCACCGAGATCACGCCTGCACAAAAGGCCCTGTTCGCCGACCTGTCACTGCCAACTCCCATACCGGCCGACCTTCCTGCCCCCGTTCTGTAG
- the ltrA gene encoding group II intron reverse transcriptase/maturase, whose translation MSKAAEGRRLGDLRTPEGVGNLREALHAKAKAEPEFRFYALYDKLYRADVLEHAYARCRANKGAPGVDGLTFEDVARYGPERWLGELAQTLKDGSYRPKPIRRVYIPKANGKMRPLGISCLADRVCMMAATLILEPIFESDLQPEQYAYRKGHNAHGALSAVTQGLRDGYTQVVDADLEAYFDSIEHAALMRSVARRVVDRRMLALIKSWLECVVEEAGDRGKPRWTTTNRDTGRGIPQGSPLSPLLANLSMRRVLLGLKQWQKRLGLAARVVTYADDLVILCRPGEAHVALEGLRTITGKLGLAVNEAKTRICTAQSESFDFLGYTFARMYSPRTGNPYYGLRPSRKSMRGVVEELHAITDRKWTWKETADVVQQLNRVLRGWANYFSLGTVGNAYRAVEAYCTQRLWRWLLRKHKQRRSGRVLYPYEYLFETLGLERLSARRSNWPCAKA comes from the coding sequence ATGTCAAAGGCAGCTGAGGGCAGGAGATTGGGCGACCTACGAACTCCGGAGGGTGTCGGCAATCTGCGGGAGGCATTGCATGCGAAAGCGAAGGCCGAACCTGAGTTTCGCTTCTACGCGCTGTACGACAAGCTGTATCGTGCGGACGTGCTTGAGCACGCCTACGCGAGGTGCCGCGCCAACAAGGGCGCGCCGGGTGTGGACGGGCTGACGTTCGAGGATGTGGCCAGGTACGGTCCGGAGCGGTGGCTCGGGGAACTGGCACAGACGCTGAAAGATGGCAGTTATCGACCGAAGCCGATTCGCCGGGTGTACATCCCCAAGGCGAACGGCAAGATGCGGCCGCTGGGCATCTCGTGCCTGGCCGACCGCGTGTGCATGATGGCAGCGACGCTGATTCTGGAGCCGATCTTCGAGTCGGATCTGCAGCCTGAGCAATACGCCTATCGCAAGGGCCACAATGCACACGGCGCGCTCAGCGCCGTGACGCAGGGTTTGCGCGACGGCTACACGCAGGTGGTAGACGCCGACCTGGAGGCGTACTTCGACAGCATCGAGCACGCCGCGCTCATGCGCAGCGTGGCCCGACGCGTGGTGGATCGGCGGATGCTGGCGCTCATCAAGAGCTGGCTGGAATGCGTGGTGGAGGAAGCGGGCGATCGCGGCAAACCGCGATGGACGACGACGAACCGCGACACCGGCCGGGGCATCCCGCAAGGCTCCCCGCTGAGTCCTTTGTTGGCAAATCTGTCCATGCGAAGGGTCCTTCTGGGCCTCAAACAATGGCAGAAGCGACTGGGACTGGCGGCTCGCGTGGTGACGTACGCCGACGACCTCGTGATTCTGTGCAGACCGGGCGAGGCCCATGTGGCGCTGGAAGGATTGCGCACGATTACGGGCAAGCTGGGACTGGCGGTCAACGAGGCGAAGACGCGCATCTGCACGGCGCAAAGCGAGAGCTTTGACTTTCTGGGGTACACGTTCGCGCGCATGTACTCGCCTCGCACGGGCAATCCCTACTATGGGTTGAGGCCGTCGAGGAAAAGCATGCGTGGTGTGGTGGAGGAGCTCCACGCCATCACGGATCGGAAGTGGACCTGGAAGGAAACTGCTGACGTTGTGCAGCAGCTCAACCGCGTGCTTCGGGGTTGGGCCAATTACTTCAGCCTCGGCACGGTGGGCAATGCCTATCGCGCCGTGGAAGCGTATTGCACGCAGCGGCTGTGGCGGTGGTTGTTGCGCAAACACAAGCAGCGACGCAGTGGCAGGGTCTTGTATCCCTACGAGTACCTGTTCGAGACCTTGGGTCTGGAACGACTGTCGGCGCGGCGCAGCAACTGGCCGTGTGCGAAGGCATGA
- the groES gene encoding co-chaperone GroES, with translation MKLRPLHDRVIVKRVEQETKTASGIFIPDNAAEKPDQGEVLAVGPGKRDDKGELSPMSVKVGDRVLFGKYAGQTVKVDGDELMVMREDDLMAVIEK, from the coding sequence ATGAAATTGCGTCCCTTGCATGACCGCGTGATCGTTAAGCGCGTGGAACAAGAAACCAAGACGGCTTCGGGCATTTTTATTCCCGACAACGCCGCCGAAAAGCCCGATCAGGGTGAAGTTCTGGCCGTGGGCCCAGGCAAGCGTGATGACAAGGGCGAACTAAGCCCCATGTCGGTCAAGGTTGGTGATCGCGTGCTGTTTGGCAAGTACGCCGGGCAGACCGTCAAGGTTGACGGCGACGAATTGATGGTGATGCGCGAAGATGACCTGATGGCGGTCATCGAGAAGTAA
- a CDS encoding zinc ribbon domain-containing protein has protein sequence MPRFCTRCGMSNDDEARFCKGCGATLSAPSAGTASASTEAEQAHSGIASGRDGGSMPQAAVQGEDAAPAAASHVHVDRGHGARTDATHPEAECEQARLAEIAARIKAQDKARAAALAAARIPVAADVKRPRRASLLSAPMPEEESVSQAHAANGMGKEGAKSPPARVVRARTPMQRTHMTLPVAGLAALVIAGGAYWAIHVRQTAITPGTADSPAVVRTPPVPPARQEHSSDVPATRAAAPGSAPRVAALAPHTAQQTGLTTAADQGKPRAHRGAAPEAMQREKSVAQRRRADTQPKPEAKSHAAAGLRTHQRQAEGSVQVAKSQQVAQQSSQPVQGAQGRVEALREAITACQAKGNFMNSPAAKRMAL, from the coding sequence ATGCCACGCTTTTGTACCCGATGCGGCATGTCGAATGACGACGAGGCCCGATTTTGTAAAGGCTGTGGGGCGACGCTGTCCGCGCCGTCCGCCGGAACCGCTTCGGCCTCGACTGAAGCCGAACAAGCCCATTCGGGCATTGCCTCAGGGCGCGATGGCGGATCGATGCCACAAGCTGCGGTGCAGGGTGAGGATGCTGCGCCGGCTGCGGCGAGCCACGTGCACGTCGACCGGGGGCATGGTGCACGAACCGACGCCACCCATCCCGAGGCCGAGTGCGAGCAGGCCCGCCTGGCCGAGATCGCAGCACGGATCAAAGCCCAGGACAAAGCGCGGGCTGCCGCGTTGGCTGCCGCGCGCATTCCCGTGGCGGCTGACGTCAAGCGCCCACGAAGGGCGAGCTTGCTGTCGGCGCCAATGCCTGAGGAGGAGAGTGTTTCCCAGGCGCATGCGGCCAACGGTATGGGGAAGGAGGGCGCGAAGTCCCCGCCGGCGCGAGTGGTGCGCGCGCGCACGCCCATGCAACGCACGCACATGACGCTGCCAGTGGCTGGCTTGGCCGCACTGGTGATTGCTGGCGGAGCTTACTGGGCAATCCACGTGCGCCAGACAGCGATTACGCCCGGGACGGCTGATTCGCCGGCCGTGGTGAGGACGCCGCCCGTACCACCAGCTCGGCAGGAACACTCCAGCGACGTGCCCGCCACGCGGGCCGCAGCGCCAGGGTCTGCGCCGCGCGTGGCTGCGTTGGCGCCCCACACTGCGCAACAAACAGGCTTAACGACTGCGGCTGACCAAGGCAAGCCGCGTGCGCATCGCGGCGCGGCGCCTGAGGCCATGCAGCGGGAAAAGTCAGTCGCACAGCGGCGGCGCGCGGACACGCAGCCCAAGCCTGAGGCGAAAAGTCATGCGGCAGCTGGGCTGCGAACGCATCAACGGCAGGCTGAAGGCTCGGTGCAGGTGGCCAAGTCCCAGCAGGTCGCGCAACAGTCTTCGCAGCCCGTGCAGGGTGCCCAGGGGCGGGTGGAAGCACTGCGCGAGGCCATCACTGCGTGCCAGGCCAAGGGCAACTTCATGAACTCTCCCGCCGCTAAACGCATGGCGTTGTAG
- a CDS encoding IS5 family transposase yields the protein MGPHSPQSPPPDLFRARLDEQINMKHPLVRLAGLIDWDEIHRTFAGHFSSGRGRPALSPRLVAGLLYLQHAFDASDEAVVGTWVENPYWQFFTGETYLQTEAPVDPSSLTRWRKRVGEAGVETLLALTIEAARKAGMISKTSVDRVIVDTTVMPKAIAHPTDSRLLERSRQHLVKLADAGGIELRQNYNREAPRLAAQIGRYAHAKQFKRMKKALRTLRSRVGRVHREVGRKLHALPEAQRDKAQDLLQRAGRILTQKTKDKNKLYALHAPEVECISKGKARTPYEFGVKVTIATTLKEGLVVGMRSMPGNPWDGHTLAETLEQVEILADAKPKIAIVDKGYQGVKVDGVRILRSGQKRGLTRTLHAMVKRRSAIEPAIGHMKSDGRLARNPLKGALGDALHAVMCGAGHNIRLLLKKLRFLCARIADAVHAWLVANVPPASIPLGSVR from the coding sequence ATGGGTCCGCATTCCCCGCAGTCGCCGCCGCCGGATCTGTTCCGGGCGCGGTTGGATGAACAAATCAACATGAAGCATCCGCTGGTGCGCCTGGCGGGTTTGATCGACTGGGACGAAATCCATCGCACGTTTGCCGGGCACTTCAGTTCGGGCCGTGGCCGCCCGGCGCTGTCTCCCCGGCTGGTGGCAGGGCTGCTGTACCTTCAGCACGCGTTCGACGCCTCGGATGAAGCGGTGGTGGGCACCTGGGTGGAAAATCCGTACTGGCAGTTCTTCACGGGCGAGACCTACCTGCAGACCGAGGCGCCAGTGGATCCATCGAGCCTGACGCGCTGGAGAAAGCGCGTTGGCGAAGCCGGCGTCGAGACGCTGCTGGCGCTGACGATCGAGGCGGCGCGCAAGGCCGGGATGATCAGCAAGACGAGCGTGGACCGCGTCATCGTCGACACGACCGTGATGCCCAAGGCCATTGCCCATCCGACCGACAGCCGGCTGCTGGAGAGAAGCCGCCAGCATCTGGTCAAGCTGGCCGACGCAGGCGGCATCGAGCTGCGCCAGAACTACAACCGCGAGGCACCACGCCTGGCGGCGCAGATCGGCCGCTACGCGCACGCCAAGCAGTTCAAGCGGATGAAGAAGGCATTGCGCACTCTGCGCAGCCGCGTCGGGCGGGTGCACCGCGAGGTCGGGCGCAAGCTGCACGCGCTGCCCGAAGCCCAGCGGGACAAAGCCCAGGATCTGCTGCAGCGTGCCGGGCGCATTCTGACGCAGAAGACCAAGGACAAGAACAAGCTGTACGCGCTGCATGCCCCCGAGGTCGAGTGCATCTCGAAAGGCAAGGCCAGGACGCCCTATGAGTTCGGCGTGAAGGTCACGATCGCCACCACGCTCAAGGAGGGCCTGGTCGTAGGCATGCGCTCGATGCCGGGCAACCCCTGGGATGGCCACACGCTGGCCGAAACTCTGGAACAAGTGGAGATCCTGGCCGACGCCAAGCCGAAGATCGCCATTGTCGACAAAGGCTACCAGGGGGTGAAGGTCGATGGCGTGCGCATCTTGCGCTCAGGCCAGAAACGCGGTCTCACACGAACGCTGCACGCAATGGTCAAGCGGCGCAGCGCGATCGAACCCGCCATCGGTCACATGAAATCCGACGGCCGACTTGCCCGCAATCCGCTCAAAGGCGCACTCGGAGATGCCTTGCATGCCGTGATGTGCGGCGCCGGCCACAACATCCGTCTGCTGCTGAAAAAGCTGAGGTTTCTTTGCGCCCGCATTGCCGACGCCGTGCACGCATGGTTGGTGGCGAACGTGCCGCCAGCCTCTATCCCCTTGGGCTCGGTGCGCTGA
- a CDS encoding glycosyltransferase — MCDEAGPLVDVRLQCILQDGRIVEQAVQYGSLREDVSDRFAHIPHADASGFLASVAWNGAELVSVHLIAITATGASRSISLFETTHGTSDGLSRLRTAFHVGLTLAMRALRLIRHGHFNVLWDKARRYLAAKPVSVADPLADLKSVIQPARSGKPALFVIDHDLGGGAPQYRQQRIAAHVAEGGVALLLTFHVPTLTYAAQVYGAPGTRRLAMPNLDAVLELARQGYIGDIFFNNAVSFPQAERIPDFLIALRSIAGGRLTLAVHDFYMLCPSHFLINASGKFCNVPDTSVCAKCLPKNQEGFVSFFPARDIHLWRREWRRLINEADELLFFSQSTLQLLRQAYPDVPVDKLHVKPHSLEYFPARKVLVPASSPLRVGVVGNIGKHKGSRIVSGLARAIAERRSDVKITIFGLIDEAVPKEVVEIMGNYQHADLPDLIEKSAVNFIFVPSMVPETFSYVTHEIIRMDFPLVCFDLGAQAEAVRGYSSGRVIPILEGNALLDALNTAYESLQSRGEGQNK, encoded by the coding sequence ATGTGCGATGAGGCCGGGCCACTGGTCGATGTCCGCTTGCAGTGCATTTTGCAAGACGGGCGGATAGTTGAGCAAGCTGTCCAATATGGATCGTTGCGCGAGGATGTAAGCGATCGGTTCGCGCACATTCCTCATGCCGATGCGTCGGGGTTCCTTGCCAGCGTCGCTTGGAATGGAGCTGAATTAGTCAGTGTGCACCTGATCGCGATCACGGCCACGGGAGCGTCCAGGAGCATCTCGCTGTTCGAAACGACACACGGCACGTCCGACGGACTGTCGAGACTGCGAACGGCGTTTCACGTTGGCCTGACCTTGGCGATGCGAGCGCTCCGGTTGATCCGTCACGGGCATTTCAACGTGCTTTGGGACAAGGCCAGACGTTATTTGGCCGCCAAACCGGTGTCAGTGGCTGACCCGCTCGCAGACCTGAAAAGTGTGATTCAGCCTGCACGATCGGGCAAGCCAGCGCTGTTCGTCATCGACCATGACCTTGGCGGTGGCGCACCGCAGTACCGTCAGCAACGCATAGCCGCCCATGTTGCCGAGGGCGGCGTTGCCCTGCTGCTGACTTTCCATGTGCCCACGCTGACCTACGCCGCGCAGGTCTATGGAGCGCCCGGAACGCGCCGCCTTGCCATGCCGAATCTCGATGCCGTGTTGGAGTTGGCGCGCCAGGGATACATCGGGGATATTTTTTTCAATAACGCGGTGTCGTTTCCGCAGGCGGAACGCATTCCCGATTTTCTCATCGCCCTGCGATCGATCGCTGGCGGACGGCTGACGCTCGCAGTCCACGACTTTTACATGCTTTGCCCATCGCATTTCTTGATCAATGCCTCAGGCAAATTTTGCAACGTTCCGGACACCAGTGTCTGTGCAAAATGCCTGCCGAAGAATCAAGAAGGATTCGTGAGCTTTTTTCCGGCGCGGGACATCCACCTTTGGCGACGTGAATGGCGGCGTTTGATCAATGAAGCGGATGAATTGCTTTTTTTCTCCCAATCAACCCTGCAACTCCTGCGCCAGGCGTATCCGGACGTACCCGTCGACAAGTTGCACGTCAAGCCCCATTCCTTGGAGTACTTCCCCGCGCGGAAAGTGTTGGTCCCGGCATCTTCTCCTCTACGCGTTGGTGTGGTAGGCAATATTGGAAAACACAAGGGCTCTCGGATTGTTTCCGGTTTGGCTCGCGCCATTGCCGAGCGTCGATCCGATGTAAAAATCACGATCTTTGGGCTAATCGATGAGGCGGTGCCAAAAGAGGTTGTCGAGATCATGGGGAATTATCAGCATGCGGATTTGCCAGATTTGATCGAGAAATCTGCAGTCAATTTTATATTTGTTCCATCAATGGTTCCAGAAACGTTTTCCTATGTCACTCACGAGATAATTCGGATGGATTTTCCGCTGGTCTGCTTTGATTTGGGCGCACAGGCCGAGGCAGTGCGCGGCTATTCTTCGGGACGGGTGATCCCGATCCTCGAGGGCAATGCCCTTCTCGATGCGTTGAACACCGCCTATGAGTCTTTGCAGTCTCGGGGTGAAGGGCAAAATAAGTGA